A window from Montipora capricornis isolate CH-2021 unplaced genomic scaffold, ASM3666992v2 scaffold_419, whole genome shotgun sequence encodes these proteins:
- the LOC138035532 gene encoding uncharacterized protein, with the protein MQRVLTLTQEECLQTKERQPMDRIPLVTTYNPHATFIAEVAKRNWNFLQSKERLALIFNKPPLVAYRRPKSLRDRLLSTKFMNGTTDNALIPRGCKPCQRSKCSWCNKINETQTFKSTSNNKIFTIFHSLDYQSSWVIYIIECNTCRLQYIGKSETGFNLRLNNHRNHIKKGVNSRELMQHFLHNVRSHNFGNDVTITVIEQIQKDHLTIDRKKELLCNREMFCPDSPSHPT; encoded by the coding sequence ATGCAGAGAGTTCTAACACTGACTCAAGAGGAGTGTTTACAGACCAAAGAACGGCAACCCATGGATCGGATCCCTCTTGTTACTACATACAATCCCCACGCAACATTTATTGCGGAAGTTGCAAAACGTAATTGGAACTTTCTTCAATCAAAAGAACGATTAGCACTAATATTCAACAAACCACCACTGGTTGCATATAGAAGGCCAAAGAGCCTCAGGGACAGACTCTTGAGCACAAAATTTATGAATGGGACAACTGATAACGCTCTCATACCGAGGGGTTGTAAACCTTGTCAAAGATCGAAGTGCAGCTGGTGTAATAAGATAAACGAAACACAAACATTCAAAAGCACCAGTAATAATAAGATTTTCACCATATTTCATTCTCTGGACTACCAATCATCTTGGGTAATTTACATCATCGAATGTAACACATGCAGGCTACAGTACATCGGGAAAAGTGAAACAGGATTTAATCTGCGCTTAAACAACCATAGAAACCACATCAAAAAGGGAGTCAATTCCCGCGAACTTATGCAACACTTTTTACATAATGTAAGATCACATAACTTTGGCAATGACGTAACCATAACAGTTATAGAACAAATTCAAAAAGATCATTTGACAATTGACCGGAAGAAGGAGCTATTATGCAACAGAGAAATGTTTTGTCCAGactccccctcccaccctacataa